The following proteins are encoded in a genomic region of Dokdonia donghaensis DSW-1:
- a CDS encoding bifunctional alpha/beta hydrolase/OsmC family protein — MRSSKINFTNAHGEILAGRLDLPANQDPHNFAIFAHCFTCTKDFSAVRNVSRALASQGFGVLRFDFTGLGDSDGDFADTNFSSNVDDLISAADFLAKEYKAPSLLVGHSLGGAAAIFAGGKIDTIKAVATIGAPSNPVHVQKQLGSQLSVIKDKGQANVKLAGRDFTFKKQFIDNLEENSCVEAARNLHEALLILHSPQDATVSIKNAEEIYHAAHHPKSFVTLDGSEHLLIDKENAAYVGKIIAGWAARYIPQPVQETIKTTFQVVASLDEEDGFTTLLKLGNHHMKADEPVRVGGNDYGPTPYELLAGSLSACTAMTIQMYTKRKKWVIENVEVHTSYSKTHAQDCVACEDNPSAKIDTFHREIKITSDLDEKQLNRLLQIADKCPVHKTLHSETQVITTLR, encoded by the coding sequence ATGAGATCAAGTAAAATAAACTTTACAAATGCACACGGAGAAATATTGGCTGGAAGATTAGATCTACCTGCAAATCAAGACCCACATAACTTTGCCATTTTTGCACATTGCTTTACCTGTACAAAAGATTTTAGTGCTGTGCGCAATGTAAGTAGAGCACTTGCCTCTCAAGGTTTTGGCGTGTTACGCTTTGATTTTACGGGTTTAGGTGACAGTGATGGTGACTTTGCAGATACAAACTTCTCAAGTAATGTAGATGATCTCATAAGCGCTGCAGATTTTCTTGCCAAAGAATACAAAGCACCCTCTCTACTTGTGGGACACTCATTAGGTGGTGCTGCAGCAATTTTTGCAGGCGGTAAGATTGATACGATAAAGGCTGTCGCAACTATAGGAGCTCCTAGCAATCCAGTACACGTGCAAAAGCAATTAGGATCTCAACTTTCAGTAATAAAAGATAAAGGTCAGGCTAATGTAAAACTCGCAGGACGTGATTTTACTTTTAAAAAGCAGTTTATAGATAATCTAGAAGAAAACTCTTGTGTAGAAGCTGCTCGTAACTTGCACGAGGCTTTACTTATACTCCACTCTCCACAAGATGCAACAGTTTCTATAAAAAATGCCGAAGAAATATACCACGCCGCGCATCACCCTAAGAGTTTTGTAACTCTGGATGGATCTGAGCATTTACTTATTGACAAAGAAAATGCTGCTTACGTAGGTAAAATTATCGCTGGATGGGCCGCGAGATATATACCACAACCTGTTCAAGAGACTATAAAAACTACCTTTCAGGTAGTTGCAAGTCTAGATGAAGAAGATGGGTTTACAACCTTACTAAAACTAGGCAATCACCATATGAAGGCAGATGAGCCGGTACGCGTAGGCGGAAACGACTATGGCCCTACTCCCTATGAGTTACTCGCAGGAAGTCTTTCTGCTTGTACGGCAATGACCATACAGATGTACACAAAGCGTAAAAAGTGGGTGATAGAAAATGTTGAGGTGCACACCAGTTACAGTAAAACGCACGCTCAAGATTGTGTTGCTTGTGAAGATAATCCTTCGGCAAAGATTGATACCTTTCACCGTGAGATTAAAATAACGTCTGATCTTGATGAGAAACAACTCAACCGTCTTTTACAAATCGCAGATAAATGCCCGGTACACAAAACCCTTCATAGCGAGACTCAGGTAATCACAACACTTAGATAA
- a CDS encoding DUF2490 domain-containing protein, producing MKKLLALILLFSSLVSLQAQDRGEDDLGAWAMIFTNNRISEKLSIHAEAQYRTYEFGSNFNQLLLRTALNYHISDKAMASFGYGNITTDTNFLEFAGEENVNENRLYEQFVLKNSLGKFNFSHRYRLEQRFINRPSGENTTEHRARYFLRVTYPLNDKWFLTAYDEIFINLQNDFFGQNRLYGALGYNFSENLSAQMGYLKNDFAVDTYDRFQLAVFIKTDWRKK from the coding sequence ATGAAAAAGCTTTTAGCCTTAATACTATTATTCTCATCTCTTGTATCATTGCAAGCCCAAGACCGTGGCGAAGATGATCTAGGCGCGTGGGCAATGATATTCACAAATAATAGAATATCAGAAAAGCTAAGCATACACGCAGAGGCACAGTATAGAACGTACGAGTTCGGGAGTAACTTTAATCAGTTACTCCTGCGTACGGCTCTTAACTACCATATATCAGACAAGGCTATGGCATCTTTTGGATATGGTAATATCACCACAGACACAAACTTTCTTGAGTTTGCAGGCGAAGAGAATGTAAATGAAAATCGACTGTATGAGCAGTTTGTTCTTAAAAATAGTCTTGGCAAGTTTAACTTTAGCCACAGATACAGATTAGAGCAACGTTTTATAAACAGACCTTCTGGTGAGAACACCACAGAGCATAGAGCACGTTACTTTTTACGAGTAACCTATCCGCTTAATGATAAATGGTTTTTAACCGCATATGATGAGATTTTTATTAATCTGCAGAATGACTTTTTTGGGCAGAATAGACTGTACGGTGCTCTAGGCTACAACTTTAGTGAGAACCTAAGTGCACAAATGGGATATCTCAAAAATGATTTTGCGGTAGACACCTATGACAGGTTTCAACTCGCTGTTTTTATAAAAACAGACTGGCGAAAGAAATAA